A region of the Carboxydothermus pertinax genome:
ACTTGGTTACTACCTCGGTGATAGTCATTTCCTTGGTAATATTCATTGGCCACACCTCCATTTCCTACTCCTTATTTTAAATTTCTTCACCCGGTTTGTAAAGATGAAAGTACCTTTCATTTAATAGTTTTTTCCCACCAGACAGGTCCTTAGCCGCAATCTCGTATAATCCATGATTTTCACGAACAAGTTCAACCGATTGCAACAAATCCAGGCATCCTAAAACTTTACTTAAAACCAAAAACGTTTGCTCTTTTATTTCCTCGGGATAGATATTCTGGGAAATTTCATATAAGTTTGCTTTTTTTAGCTTTTTTACTGCTTCGTAAACTTCAAGGGTTTTTTGAAAATAATGGTTTTTTATTGAGATAATTACCTCTGATAACTCGGAAAACTTATCCTGGTGTGCCGGAAAAACCATTTCCACCGCAAGCTCAAACACATTATTTAAACTTTTTAAGAATAGGGGCAAAGTAGGAATTCTCTGCCCCTCCACTTGAGCTATAAGGGGATTAGGAAAAATATTTTTTAAGATAAAATCTCCGCTAATAAAATACTTATTTTTTAACTCATAGAGAGCAACATGCCCTAAGGAATGTCCCGGGGTATGAATAACTTTAAATTCAAAATCCCCGGTTTTGATAATTTCCTTGGTATGGAGCGGTATAAACCGGACTTCTTGTTTAGAAAACTTTTTCGCTATTGTATAATTATGCTTGACAACTGCATCGAATAGTTCTTTCGGTAATCCCCATTTAGAAACGATACTCATTACATTCTCTTGTTCTTCATTTAAAGAATATAACTCTAAAGGGTGTATGCGAATGGGAATATTAGCTTTGTGAGCAAGGTACTGAGCTAAACCAAAGTGGTCCGGGTGAAAATGAGTAACAATAATTTCCGACACGTCCCGGATTTCATACCCGTATTTCTTTAAACCTGCTTCTAAAGCCGCGAGAGACTCTTCTGTTGGCGCCCCAGTATCAATTAATGTAAGTTT
Encoded here:
- a CDS encoding MBL fold metallo-hydrolase: MARISTLTLPTPYLVGDVNIYLVEDKKLTLIDTGAPTEESLAALEAGLKKYGYEIRDVSEIIVTHFHPDHFGLAQYLAHKANIPIRIHPLELYSLNEEQENVMSIVSKWGLPKELFDAVVKHNYTIAKKFSKQEVRFIPLHTKEIIKTGDFEFKVIHTPGHSLGHVALYELKNKYFISGDFILKNIFPNPLIAQVEGQRIPTLPLFLKSLNNVFELAVEMVFPAHQDKFSELSEVIISIKNHYFQKTLEVYEAVKKLKKANLYEISQNIYPEEIKEQTFLVLSKVLGCLDLLQSVELVRENHGLYEIAAKDLSGGKKLLNERYFHLYKPGEEI